One genomic window of Hyperolius riggenbachi isolate aHypRig1 chromosome 7, aHypRig1.pri, whole genome shotgun sequence includes the following:
- the LOC137524127 gene encoding zinc finger protein 605-like isoform X3 produces the protein MRMDEDQSHMTERIVMLSLEIICLLTGEEYEVVKKTSGETPGSHLHGPSTISVPPPHPLTPQRNNAKKILEVINRMIELLTGQVPMRCQDVTVYFSMEEWQYLEGHKDLYKDFMMETQPPLTSPGESSNRTSPERNTGPLYSLDCTQEDSTIPHPHQGEVVMDVKQENGDEEEEKPGKHSTGGSSNRTSPETYTGPLYSQDCTQEDHPIPHPHQCEDIVIVKVEDGDDEVTHVKEEQQSAEESDMMRTSDLGMSLPGHMTISLKMDEDQSQMTERIVMLSLEIICLLTGEEYEVVKKTSGETPGSRLRGPSTISVPPPHPLTPQRNNVKKILEVINKMIELLTGQVPMRCQDVTVYFSMEEWQYLDGHKDLYKDFMKENQPLFISPGGEEVGRTSGGCIISPPEYGAEDNGAALHLPAGNSIADNIPSRRHHEDKSPDLSNPEEPSDRSHPVTSNTHPKCHSADRSGDPSSPEEPSDRSHPVTSNTHPKCHSADRSGDPSSPEEPSDRSHPVTSNTHPEVPSADRSGSNRGGCPYTCPECGKCFSRRFVLLTHQRCHTGERPYLCAECGKCFSRKSHLLSHQRTHTGELPYLCSDCGKCFSQKATLIAHQRRHTGERPYSCLECGKCFSRKDHLLRHQRSHTDERPYSCPESGKCFSQKSLISHQRSHTDERPYSCPECGKCFSQKSCLDRHQRTHTGELPYSCSDCGKSFSQKSYLHIHQRSHKDEHSCSCSHCGKCFSHKRCLDIHQRSHTGERPYSCSDCGKCFTQKCNLLRHQRSHTGERPFSCPECGKCFILKADLHRHQRSHTGERPYSCPECGKCFILKADLHRHQRSHTGERPYSCPECGKCFILKADLHRHQRSHRRDRPYSCSECRKCFSQKAHLLSHLRSHTGERPYSCIECGKCFSSKAYLLIHHRSHTGECPYLCSECGKCFSQKAVLQRHQRSHTGGRPPYLCSECGKGFSYKAVLYRHQRSHTEFPQECCDKLQVDSL, from the exons atgaggatggatgaggaccagagtcacatgactgagaggatagTAATGCTCAGCCTGGAGATCATctgcctgctgactggagag GAGTATGAAGTAGTGAAGAAGACATCTGGTGAGACTCCCGGTAGCCATCTTCATGGCCCATCCACCATCTCAGTGCCTCCACCTCACCCCCTGACACCTCAGAGAAACAATGCGAAGAAGATTCTAGAAGTCATAAACAGGATGATTGAGTTGCTGACGGGACAG GTCCCTATGAGGTGTCAGGATGTCAcagtctatttctccatggaggagtggcagtatttagaaggacacaaggaccttTACAAGGACTTCATGATGGAGactcagccgcccctcacatcaccag GTGAATCCAGTAACAGAACCTCACCGGAGagaaatacaggtcctctttattccctggATTGTACACAGGAAGATTCCACCATCCCCCACCCTCATCAG GgtgaagtagtgatggatgtgaaGCAGGAGAATGGAGATGAGGAAGAGGAAAAACCAGGCAAGCACAGCACAG gtggatccagtaacagaacctCACCGGAGAcatatacaggtcctctttattcccaggattgtacaCAGGAAGATCACCCCATCCCCCACCCTCATCAG TGTGAAGACATAGTTATAGTGAAGGTGGAGGATGGAGATGATGAAGTGACACATGTGAAGGAGGAGCAgcagtctgcagaggagagtgacatgatgaggaccagTGACTTAGGGATGTCACTTCCAG GTCACATGACCATATCATTGAAGATGGATGAGGACCAGAGTCAAATGACCGAGAGGATAGTAATGCTCAGCCTGGAGATCATctgcctgctgactggagag GAGTATGAAGTagtgaagaagacttctggtgagACTCCCGGTAGCCGTCTTCGGGGCCCATCCACCATCTCAGTGCCTCCTCCTCACCCCCTGACACCTCAGAGAAACAATGTGAAGAAGATTCTAGAAGTCATAAACAagatgattgagctgctgacgggACAG GTCCCTATGAGGTGTCAGGATGTCAcagtctatttctccatggaggagtggcagtatttagatggacacaaggacctctacaaggacttcATGAAGGAAAATCAGCCGCTCTTCATATCACCAG GTGGAGAGGAAGTTGGGAGGACTTCAGGCGGATGTATAATCTCACCTCCAGAATATGGTGCAGAAGATAATGGTGCCGCACTACATTTACCAGCAGGAAACTCCATTGCTGATAATATACCCAGCAGACGTCACCATGAGGACAAATCACCAGATCTCTCCAATCCTGAGGAACCTTCTGATAGATCCCATCCTGTTACCTCAAATACCCATCCAAAGTGTCACAGTGCCGATAGATCTGGAGATCCGTCTAGTCCTGAGGAACCCTCTGATAGATCCCATCCTGTTACCTCAAATACCCATCCAAAGTGTCACAGTGCCGATAGATCAGGAGATCCGTCTAGTCCTGAGGAACCTTCTGATAGATCCCATCCTGTTACCTCAAATACCCATCCAGAAGTTCCCAGTGCTGATAGATCAGGAAGCAATAGAGGTGGGTGCCCTTATACATgtcctgaatgtgggaaatgtttcagtcgtAGATTTGTTCTACTTACACATCAGCGatgtcacacaggagagcgtccttatttatgtgcagagtgtgggaaatgtttcagtcgtAAATCTCATCTCTTATcacatcagagaactcacaccGGAGAGCTTCCCTATTTATGTTCTGATTGTGGGAAATGCTTCAGTCAAAAAGCTACTCTTATTGCACATCAGAGAagacacacaggagagcgtccttattcgtgtctagaatgtgggaaatgtttcagtcgtAAAGATCATCTtcttagacaccagagaagtcatACAGATGAGCGTCCTTATTCTTGCCCAgagagtgggaaatgtttcagtcagaaatcTCTTATTTCACATCAGAGAAGTCATACAGATGAGCGTCCTTATTCTTGCCcagagtgtgggaagtgttttaGTCAGAAATCTTGTCTTGATAGACATCAGAGAACTCATACAGGGGAGCTTCCGTATTCATGTTCTGACTGTGGGAAATCTTTCAGTCAGAAATCTTATCTTCATATACATCAGAGGAGTCACAAAGATGAGCATTCTTGTTCATGTTCCCATTGTGGTAAATGTTTCAGTCATAAACGTTGTCTTGAtatacatcagagaagtcacacaggagagcgtccatattcatgttctgactgtgggaaatgtttcactcagAAATGTAATCTTCttagacatcagagaagtcacacaggagagcgtcctttttcatgtccagagtgtgggaaatgtttcatccTGAAAGCTGATCTTCAtagacatcagagaagtcacacaggagagcgtccttattcatgtccagagtgtgggaaatgtttcatccTGAAAGCTGATCTTCAtagacatcagagaagtcacacaggagagcgtccttattcatgcccagagtgtgggaaatgtttcatccTGAAAGCTGATCTTCAtagacatcagagaagtcacagaaGAGACCGTCCTTATTCTTGTTCAGAATGTAGGAAATGTTTTAGTCAGAAAGCTCATCTCCTTTCACAtctgagaagtcacacaggagagcgtccttattcatgtatagagtgtgggaaatgtttcagtagtAAAGCTTATCTTCTCATTCATCACAGAAGCCACACAGGAGAGTGTCCTTATttgtgttcagaatgtgggaaatgtttcagtcagaaagcTGTTCTTCAAaggcatcagagaagtcacacaggagggCGTCCTCCTTATttgtgttcagaatgtgggaaaggtTTTAGTTATAAAGCTGTTCTTTAtagacatcagagaagtcacacagagtTTCCTCAGGAATGTTGTGATAAGTTACAGGTAGACAGCTTATGA